From the Odocoileus virginianus isolate 20LAN1187 ecotype Illinois chromosome 20, Ovbor_1.2, whole genome shotgun sequence genome, the window ggacacgactgagcgactgaacaattaCCATAGGTGGGGTGGCACCAACCCAGGAGTGTGTCCAAACCCAGAGGGTGGAGGGGCCGGGCAAGATGGATGGACCTGGGGAACATTCCTGAGGCAGAGTTCACATGGCTCGGTGGCATGtttggagggcagaggagcccagaCCACCCCAAGGCTTCTGAGCGAATGGAGGAGACCAAGTCAGGAGCCCAAGGGACCTCCAGGTGGCAGGAGGGCCCCAGGCCCAGCGGAGGAGTGGGGAGCCAGGTGTAGGTGCCCAAGGAGGGCCAGAGGGGcacctggaggggtgggtggcAGGGGTGGTTTAAGGTACGAGGACTTGGACCCTCCCATCCCCTGCttctggggctgggggccagggcaggggccaggcttGACCTGGGGCTGCCAGGCCTGCCTGAGCCCTGCACTTACCGAAGCTGCTGCCAAAGAGGAAGAAGCCAAGGACAACCCAGAGAAGGGCCATGGTGTGCGGCTCAGCAGGGGAGATGGGGTCTGCCCGAGGGACCCCCAATATATTGCCCTGGCCCACCAATCACAGCCTGCCTCGCCATCCCCTCCTTATCAGAAAACCTTGGGCTGAGAAGCACCTGACTGGAGCGTGGCTTGGGAAAGAGACAGCCCTTGGGGGCCGCTCctgggaaggtttcctggagTCACAGGTGTGTGAGGCCAGCACCAGACTCCACCCTCAGGtccccctccccagggcaggCCTTGAACACCAGGAGCCAAGGGTCGATGAAGAGGACCCcgcagggggaggtgggaggccaAGGTCCTCCCTCATCTGTGTGCACCCCTCCTGGCCACTTGTGGGAGGCGCACCAACGAGGAGCCCTCCTGGACACCCCCCACCACCTGGTTCAGTGAAGGTCCAAGTTCAGGAGAAGAACAAACTCCCAGAAACCCCAGCACAGGACACAGACATTGTCAACATGTCTTCCACCAGTTTATTGGGGCTACGTAGGAGCAAGGTTGGCAGGGAGGCCAGCGTGAAGCTGGGGGCTCAGTTGGCGGCCAGGGTCTGCTGCACCCAGTTGACGAGAGCAGTGACACGGGCATACACGCCGGGGGTGGATGTGGAGCACGTGCTGCTGCCCCAGGACACGATGCCCACTAGGGTCCAGGCTCCGTTCTTCTTGCAGACCAGGGGGCCGCCAGAGTCACCCTGCAGGACAGAGAGGAGGGGGCTTGGAGCTGGCAGCCCAGAGACTTGTGAACATTGTTCCCAGTGCCCAGTCCCAGACTGGACAGCCAGTGGAAGCTCAGCATGTGCATATTAGAGGGGTTGTGAAAGAAACTTCAGCAGCTCCTATGGTTTGTGCCCCTGGAAGCCTGGGTCACCCCTGGGGTCCTATAACAGAGGCTCAATAGAGCAGGTTTGATTGACAGGAGGAAAGTACAGGGTGGTGCTGGCCACCGGGCCACCGGGAGAGAGGAAGGTCTGCCAACCCCCTTCGGGAGCCTTTAGGGCCACCATGCTCTGCTGCTCAGGCTGTGCACTGCACGAGGTCAGGAGGTGCCATTGCTCAGATGCGGATATCAAGGGCATCTTGTAACACGGCAGCTCTGAGAGCAGAGGCCCCCGCTCTTGTGCCCCTCTGCTGAGGCCACTGGGGGTTCTCCGGGAGCCCTGTTTTCCCAGCTACTCTGGCAGGAATGctccagaagagaatggcaggccCTGAAAGAGGGCTGCCTACAGCTTCCATTTCCTCCCTCTTTGCCCAAGCCCTTGGCCTGAACCCTCCCGGGGCTGGGGGGCCCTACCATGCAAGAGGAGACACCGCTGGCGCCCGCACAGATCATGGCGTCGGTGATCTTAGTGCCCCAGTATCTCTTGCAGCTGGTATTGGACAGGAGGGGCAGGGACGCCTGCTGCAGCCGGTCAGGGGTGTTGGCATCTGGAAGGGCAGAGCGGGTGGTCAGCGACTgtgctccccacctcccagccagcCCGCCCATGGTGGCCCGTGGCCACCCCTCACTCACTGGTGTATCGAGTCAGGCCCCAGCCCGTGGTGGCGCACATTGTCCCGGCGGCGAAGCTGTCGCTGGAGCTGGGCAGGCACACGGCGGACACAGTCTGGGAGAAGCTCGCCGCCGTCGACAGCTTCAGCAGGGTGATGTCGTTGTTGATGGTTAACGAGTTGTAGTTCGAGTTCTTGAAAACctgtgtgggggtgggtggggggagacaaACAGCCGCCTCTGGGGTCTGGGGAGAAGGCCAGGAACTGCAGCCCAGGCTCAAGGTGCAGACCTTCCCTTCCTGGAGCCTCACACACCTGGCCTTCTGCTTTGCTACATCCTGATGGGGTATCAGGGTGACCGAGGGGAGCTGGAGTGTCTGGGACTTCGTGTGGGTGGCCACTCCCGAGGGACCGCCCTAACTGGGGTCACACCTGGACTACCCCGGGGGGCCACCATACCTTGGCAATCTTCAGCTTCTGGATGCTCTCAGAGCTTGAGCCCTGGTCAAACTCCCCAGCCACGACAACATCGGATGTTCTGCAGAGAGCCAGAGAAAAGAGAGGTTCCCGCTGGAGGCGGGTAGGTGGGGAGTGGAGTGCGCATGTGCGTCGAGGCACAAGCATGTGCGAGAGTTTGCGTGTCTTTGTGCGCGTGCTCACAGGGGTGTGGTGTGGCTCGGAGCTTGAAGCTCGGAATCCACTGTGCGGTCCCGCCTGTCGCGTGTTTTCCCCGCGACCCCGGGAGACCGGCAGGACCTGGATTTGCTGCACATCTCAATATTAGAACCTGGGAGGCGGGTGGCCGGATGTGGCTGCCGAGGCTCGGGCTGCCGAGAATACAGGGCGGCTTCGGGGCAGGCAGGTAAGAACCTCGGGGTTGGGGCTCGAAGCCTGCTGGTGGCCCAGCTTGGCTAGGGGCAGCCTGCCCTCCACTCCAGGGGAGACCCTCGCCTGGGAGAGAAGGAGACCCCGGGggaggagaaacaaacaaaatgaaactggGAAATGGCATTAAAGGACAAGTCCTCAGTGCTGGAAGAAACCACCCCAAAGGGTTTCCTGGGGACCCGGGGCCCTCACGTGACACCGCAGTGGGCGGCGGTGACCACCCAGTTCTCATTGATGAGGGAGCCCCCGCAGAAGTGGAAGCCGGTTCTGTCCTGGAAGAAGATGGGGAGGGTCAGCGCGTGCTGGACACCAGCAGCACCGACCCAGGCAGCAGCCCCCCGCCCGGCAGACCCCCTGGTGCCTGCCCCCTCACGCACAGAACCCCCCTCACCTGCAGGGACACCTGCCAGGGCCAGGAGCCAGGGACAGCTTCTTCCCCGTTGACGATCCTGGAGAGGCCGCTCAGCACAGGTTGGATGGCGGGGACCCCGCAGCCTGGGGAGGGAGTGTGGGGTGAGGCATGGAGGCCAAGGTCTCACCCAGGACCCATGGCCCCAGGAATACCCCCAGGGACAGCACAGGCCAGCAGACCGAGTGCAATGTGGTGGCAGCACCAGAGGACAGGCTAGCAGGCTGGGCTCTGTGGGTTTGAACCCAGCCCTATCACACTGCCCAGCTTACTCACTCAGTTTTCCCATCAGCAAAATGGGGATCGTAAGGCAACCTCATAGAGTTGGTATATCATAAAGATGAAAGATGCTTTGACTACTAAGGCAAAGCAGGAACTTACtctgtgcctgacacacagtgaacacaaatttaaaagtttaaaagggCTGGTTCAGGGCCTGAAAGAGCTGATGGGGGCCAAGCCACGCCCGCCCACTTGCTCATCATCTGAGCCTGCTTGGGAGCCACTAACTCTTCACAGAACTTTCTGGCCCTCTAGAACCGCTCCCCCTCCTTGCACAGGGCCCACCCTCCTTGCACACCTCCACCCTGGGGACCTCACACTGGATGGTGTGGTCCAGTCTTCCCAGTGTCCTCATTCTAGAgacatgaggctcagagagggagagagatccGCACAGCACCGTGCATGGCTGAGTGAGAGCAGGGACCCTGGGAACTTCCCCTAGCTTATCTGGGGGTTGGTGGAGCCAGCATCCCTTCCAACAGTTGGTGGAAGGGGAGACAGCCTTTCTGGCCTCTGCCTGCCCAGGTACTTACCAAAGGCTGTgcccaggagggcacagcaggaGAGAAGCCAAAGGAAGTTCATGGTGCTGCCTTCAGAGAGGTGTGGGATGCCTGCTGCAGGGCTCCCTATTATACCCCTGTGCACCAGGCTGCTATCTGAAGACCTTGAGGTGATAGTCCCTTTCCTGGGCATGTGCCCACTGGGTGGGATGTGCCAGAGCAGGGCTGGCATCAGGGCCTGGGATGGCAGCAGCTGCAACCATGGCCGAGTTTGGGCCAGTGAGAAGGGTAAAGATGGGCCGAACAAGGTGGCCCTCAACCAGTGAAGGGGAAAGGACAGTcaggtttcctcctccaggccctgCTTCTGGAGGGGCCCTTCGAGCAGCAGCCAGGTCTGGGCAGGATCTGAGCCCTAGCTCAGTCTCTCATAGTCTGGAGGACCTTGGGCAAGTAATCGAGTTGGTCTGCAGTGGTTCAGCACCCCATGGGCAGTGTGGTCACgtaggaggaggggcagggactgcagcatggtAAGGCACGGGTGACCGGTGGGCTGAGGATGCACCCCTCGTCTCGGGATGACCATAGCGGCTCACTGAAGGCTCAGTTCAGTGTCAGCGGTGGTCACGTGAGCTGTGTGCCACGTGGTTCAGAGGGCAAGCCACCCACTGCCCGTTCACGTGGAGCCAGGCCCCCCCACCAGGCATCTTGCCCTTAGAATTGAGCACATGGCATCGAAAGGCAGGACTGGGCTCAGGGCCAGCTAGGGGGCCCCTGCTGTTGTCCCGGCAAGAGCTGGTGGAGGCTGCACCAGGTGGAAAAGCAGGAGGCAAGAAGGCTTACTTCCGGTGGGCAGTAGGACCCTTTCCCAGCAACTGGGAAACTGGGGAGTGAGAAATTTGAAGATGAGGCCATCAGGCACAGGGCAAGCACCCCAAAACACATGGGTAAAATGGTATCTCATGgctatttttcatttccattgcaCTGATGACTCTAGTGTGGTGGTTCACAGGTTTTGGCACAAACAGCTGTgggggccttgggcaagttactcagcctctctgaTCCCTTTTGTAAGTATTaatatgtaaaatggggatgcCTAAAGTACAGGTCCTACTTCATGAAAAGGCCTGGCCCATCTGGTACTTTTCCTTTTTGACTGCCTGTGGGGCGCTCTGTGCTTTCTAAAGGACTGCCAGTGACAGGAAGGGACGGCCACAATGCATTAGGTGGGAAAGCAGGTTATGAAACAGAATGCAGAGCGTGAGCCCTGTCCATAGGAAACCCACCACCTGTTCAAGTTCATCCATCTTATCAGCCAGAGCTTACCAGGCCTCCGCTGGGacagaacaaacaaaagaaagaaacacaaagttCTGCCTTATGAGCCTACGTGGGAAAGGAGTGgggaacagtttaaaaaaaaaacacagtaaaatatACATTACCACCAGCCAAGGAGTTATCATAATCACTGCTGTTATTATTACTAATGCCAAAGCAGGAGGCCCCACTCTGAGGGAGACATGAAGCTGTGATCTACCAGTCTGCTAGCTGTTGGGTGGGGCCGGTGTCGAGGCACAGGCCTGGTGGAGCGAGCCGGGATGGCAGCAAGCACCGGGAGGGCACGAGGCAGGGGGAGAGGCCAGGGGCCGCTGGAGGGCGCCCTGGTGAAGCACAAATGCGAGGAGGCAGCCGCCGAGCCTGAGTGGGCTGGGGCGCGGCCGGTGGGAGAGCACGACCGAGGCCGACCCGTGGCCGTGGCCTTGGGAGCCGACAGCCGGCCCGGGCCCTGCGGGCGCCGCGCCCCCTGCACGCGGCCGGCGGCGATCTGGGAAGACGCGCAGCTGCGGGGCGGGCCGGACGGAGCCCTCTGGGGGCGGGGCcaagggggcgggggcgggccggATGAGCCACTGGGGGCGGGGCtaagggcggggcggggcggggcaagCGGTGCCCTCCCGCGCGCGCCCCTGAGACTGCGCGCTCTGCCCGCCCCCGCCCAGATTAAGGTCCCCTGAGGGCGGAGTCTATCCCCACAACTCCGACTTCTGGTCTCTGGGCGTTTTCCCTCCGGGTGGAACCCCCGCCGCCCTCCCGGTGGGCCCCTCCTTACAGGTCGGAGGCCGGGGCCTCTGGACCCCAAGGTTGTCTGACCAACCCAGTGTACAGTGAAGAGCCTTTTCCTGTGTTCCCTTTGCCGCGAATGCTTGTCTGGCCCGTCCCTGTGTCTGGAACCCTGCGTAGACTCCCAGAGCCCAGACAAACGCCGGGGGGGGAGGGACGGCCCCGGCCGCGGGTGGCCTTCCTGTCAGAAGGCCTTCACTCTGCACCTGTTCGCTCGTCGCCGGTCTGTGGCGTCTAGAATGTTCAGGGGGCCGTGCGGGAGTCAGCCCGCGGACAGGTGTGCCTCAGAGACCGTCCCTCAGGAGAGGAGACGGGGCCCGCCCGGGAGCCCGGGTCAGCGGGCGGGGGCCCAGCCGCCTCCTGGGGTCTGGCCCCGCGCGGGGTCGTGTCAGGGCTCGGGCCGCGCCTCTGGGACTGTGCCCTCTTCCTCCAGGCGGGACCTCAGAAGGCAGTCTCCTCAGGTTGGGAGCTCCTCCTCTTGAGGGGGTCAAATCCCAACCCTCTTTACCATCAAAGGTAAGATATAATGAATACAGTTTGCACGTGGTGAAACGCACAGATCCAAAGTGAACAGATAAGTGCTGACATATGTAGATGATAGTGTAACAAACCCCACAGCCAAGATGTAAAATAATATCATTACTCCCCAGAGTTTCCTCGTGCCGACTTCCATCTTCCCCTTCTCTGAGCCAACCAGCAACCACTGTCCCGATGTCTTTCACCATAGATTAGTTTTACCTGTTCTAGAATTTATATGCATGAAACCATACAGTATGCTGTCTTTGTGTCTGGATTCTTCCCATTCTACCAAATGTCTTCCTGAGTGTATCAGCAGTGTGTTCCTTTGTATTGCTGAGTGGTGTTGCACTTCATAAgtataaaacacttaaaaaaaaatctttttgaggtatggttgctttacaatattgtgtaataCACCAcacttaaaaaaacttttttctttttaatctgttgGCCATGCTGCTTGacgtgtaggatcttagttcctcaaccagggatgaaaTTCACAACCCCTGCTTTAgcaaggcagaatcttaaccactggaccgccagggaagtctcatacACCACACTGCATGTACCCATTCTCTTGCTGGGACTTTGGGGCTGTTACCCATCTATCATCCCACTCGCTTTTTGCTTCTGGCAATGAAGTGATTCTCAGCCCTAAACACAGGCAGGAAAGAAGTGTAGGTTTCTTTATTTTGCTATTACAGATTGAAATTTGAACTTTGATTTTATTCTGCCAGGAGTCTCACTGGAGAGTCTAACAAAGAGACTTTCTAAAGGTGTAGCGAGGGCTTAGGGAAACCATAAGGAGATGGAGGTGCTCAGGGCTAAGGTCAGTGGGGCTGGAAATGCAAGAATGATTACCTGGCCCCCGGGGAGGGTGACAAGGAAGGAGGAGGCCGCCAATAGGAGCTTGGCCTTTGTGGAAATCAGTAAAGACCACCCAAATGAGGATCAAAAAGATTGTTCATTGAGAGCTTGCTATACCCAGGTAGTGAGGCAGCATCACTTGCGTTTGGCAGACTCAAAGGCAAGCAGAGGAGAGGAAATGCTTTATAGTGGAGAGCTTCAGATGCACCCGTAGGAGGTGTGGGCACACGAAAGCTGGAGGAGGGCCAACTAGAATCTGGGCATCCTTTGAGACTGATTAGGAGTACACACTTAGCTTTCTGCAGTTAGTCCTAAACTGGATGCAGGGCCAAAGATTAAGGATTgtgtacctaggagtggaattgctgagtcacatgGTGGCTCTCTGTTTAATCTTTTGGGACTCTGCCAGACTATTTTCCACAGGAGCTGCACCATTCCCACCAGTAATGTACAAAGATTCCAATTTCCACACAGCCTCACCAaaacttattttccattttaaaaattacagctgTGAAGgggtatcactttttttttcacttttcaaaattgtactaaaatatatgcataacatgaaatttaccatcttaatcatttttaagtgtacaattcagaaGGTACAAAGTACAGTCATACTGTTGTGCAGCCATCGCCACCATCCATTTTCAgagctctttgtttttttttaattgaagtactgttgatgtacagtattatataagttataggtgtacaatatagggattcataaatttttaatgttatttatatttatagttgttGTATAGTTGTTgttaaatattagctatatttgTAGTTATTGttaaatattggctgtattcctcaTGTTGTACAATGTGTccttgtggcttttttttttccctccctgaggcatgcaggatcttagttccttgaccttGGTTTGTCCAGGagttgaccagggattgaacccatactccctgcaatgggagcacagagtcttaaccactggactgccagggaattgccccctgtagcttattttatacatagtagtttgtgtcaACCCACAGCAGCCTctcggggggtgggggcggcaccCAGAGAATAAATACTCGACTCCTCTCTCCTCCCGTCTCTGGCTTTGACCCCACCAGGAAGCCAGAGAACCAGGGACGCTGTCATGCAGTCTCATCCCTGAAGGACAGTCTTGCTGGAGGCCAGCAGGATGGAAAGGGTGGAGAGTAGGTCTGCAGGGAAAACAGAGGACATCCAGGAGCATTCCCACAGTTACTCTGCGTCACTGAAGATGCTTTTCAGGATAAAACACTTGGCTGACAGTAGCTCAACGGCagagatttgcatttctcacacGGCAGAGATCTGGAGGTGTGCAGGTGTAGGCTTTCGCTCAGCACTGGGCAATGGTGTGGTTCTGGGTCAGGGTCTTTCCTCTCTGGATCTGAGGATGGCAGCCGAGGCGCCAAGCACCACCTCTGCACGGGAGTGAGCCAaggagcaggaagggaagggctgGGGTTCACCTCACCTCTGCCTCTGCTGGCTTCTGTTCATCAGAGTCCTCCCCCGCCCCCGAGAGCTGGGCTGGGGTGACCTTCCAGGGGAACCCTCCTCGAGGACAAGAAGGGGGAGATGGCTTTAGGCAAGTGGCAAAGGCTGTCATTCCTTGTGACAGGACAGTCACCCTCATCCTAGGGGTGCTCACCTCATGGTCTGGAAAATCTCTATGGTCTAGGGAAGCGCCCCCTGCCCTGTGGTGAACACACCCCCACCGCCCCACCCCTGCCAAGGCCTTATCACTCTTGAACTCTATTGAGCCAAGAGTTTACTTTCCCAACAGGCCTCAGGAGCCAGTGACCTCAGGCTGCTTCTGCTTTCCACTCTGGAAAAATCCCAGAGGCAAGGAAATCTCAAATGGCTTTGCTACCTGCTTGGAATGagtgaaggaaaaacaaaacaggaaatgttAATATTTCCATAAATTACCTTGGCCTGGAATTCAGTATGGATTATTCCTTATGCTCAAAGCCAGGGCTGACTTTCCTGGACTGATCCCAGCCTGTTAAAATAGCAAaagtgggtcttccctggtggtccggtggttaagaatctgcctgtgaatgcagaggacacaggttcaatccctgtttggggaactaaaatcctacatgccGTGGGGGCAACTAGAGAAGCATGCGCCCTGCAGTAAagagcccacgtgctacaacgAACatcaagcacagccaaaaataataataattcttaaaaaatccAAAAGCTTCAGACCCAGTTATCAAACAGCTGCTGGCCCCCACTCTGTTTGCCCTCTGCAATCTGGCTGCCTCCGCCTCCCCCCAGAGACAGGGTTCAGGGCCTCTGTGGGCCTGTCCGGGCCGTGTCACCATTCTCACTGGTCAGAGTGTCTGCTCAACAGTGTTTAAGTATTTTGAACATCCCCCTGCAGAGAAttctaaaacaaaactaaattcaCAACTTGGTGACAGAACTTCAAAGCTGATGAAGTCCAAATCCAGACCTGTAACACTGTCCTGCTTGCCCCGACCAGCTTCTCTCCAGATGCCCGTGACCCTGGGACCACAGAGCCCTGGACGCTCTGGAAATAAATGCAGTTTGCCCAGCTGGCTGATCTTCCTTCTCAGACTGGCTTATCCGTGAGGCCCGGGCTGGCCCAGGTCCGGAGCAGCAGATGCCCAGACCCTCTCTTAGTTTCTCGGGCTCCCCAtgttcttttcttgtttgtttcatgTCTATGTCTCTCACTGGGGTCTTGGCCCCACGAGGGCAGGAGTGCCCTGTGCTCTGTTCCTGTGGGTTGTCCCCGGGGTCCACACCAGGCCCTGGCCCAGGGGAGAGAAGGACCTTGTGTCCATGGTGCTGGAAAGTCTTTGACTGACAGCAAACATGCCGCCGGTGTATTACCTCCATTTATCCTCTTCCCATTGTTCTGTGACAATTAAAATCCTTTCCTTGCTGTTTCCTCACTGTATCATGTGATGGTGCTAAATTAAAGCCCCATTGTTTCTGAAGCTCAAGCTTTATGCAATCACAAGTTTCTTAAGTTGTGAGTTATCACAGGTGGAGAGAATGTGTGTTTGAGGTTAGCAGCAGATACGGGACAGCATGTCTGCCAACCTGGGCAACCTGCCTGTGGCCACCCATGGGGGTGATTCCTTCACGTGCCCTCACACAGGCTCGAAGCTGCTTGGCTGGGCTGGTTTCGAGGTGACCTCTGGATGGCCCAGCATCTTTGTGTGATACTGTGCTTCTAGATGAGTCTTGCATCGAAAGCACTCTTTTCTGAGAACCCAAGGCCCCCCAGTGATGACCAGCTGGGATTCTCTGCGCCCAGTGCTGGGGCCGCCTGTACTTAGGAGCTGGGAATCCTCCCGGCGCAATGGGAGCAGAACCCACCGCCCTGTGTCCTGGCTGCCCTGAGCCAGGCCCTGCGGGACCTGAGCTCCCAGCCTGGGCACTGGTCTTGCCCTCAACGCCCTGGCAGACTCCTGGGCCACGTTGTGCCAGGGCAGCTGCCCTTTTCCCAGGCGCTGGGATGTCTGAGGCTGAGAGCCAGTTCAGGCTTCCGGGGGGGCTTGGTCCCCTTTATCGCCCAAGGTTCCTAGATAACAGGAGGGAGATGGCTCTCGGGCTGGGTGGAGCCTGTGGGGTCCCGGAGGATATAAAAGGAGCGTGGGGCAGGCGCCCCGTATCTCCCCGACGGCAGCAACATGGCCCCCCTCTGGCTCCTCTCCTGTTTTGCCCTTGTAGGGGCCGCCTTCGGTGAGTGCCAGGATGcattcggggcttcccaggtggcgctggtggtggAAAAACTGCCTCccgatgcaggaaacataagagatgccggtttgatccctgggtcaggaagatgccctggaggagggcatggccatccgctccggcactcttgcctggagaatcccacagacagaggagcctggtgggctgcagtccatggggtcacaaagagttggacacaactgaagagacttagcacacagggCCATGGCTGGCCAGGTCTGGGAGGCGGCTGAGGAAGTCCCAGAGCCCCTGAGTGCCTGACGGCCCCGAGCCAGGCCCCGTTAGAGGGCTGAGGGGCTCTGTCTGGAGCGAGCTGGGCCTGGCTGGGAGGGAGATCAGAGGCCTGCCCTGCCGCTTGGGCCTCACACCCCGACGGGCAGGCGAGGCTTCAGGGAGGAGCGGGCGCCTTTGGGAGCTTCCTCAGCCCTCACACTCTGCGCCTGGGGCAGGAAAGGCCAGTCCGGCTGCAAGAGGTCTGGGGCCCCGACGTGGCTCAGGCTGGGGCTCTGTGGCAGAGTGAGGGTGTGGTCACAAGAGCCTCCCACGGCCTCCACCCGGGGCTATACCCCTCTAGGCACTTTCcaagtgttgtttgtttttttttttctattaaaaagaaaatagtgggAAATACAGAAATACGGAAAATAATACCTCATTTGTACCTTTCATTGGAGTTTAGTAAATGTTATCTTTTTCCAGATTTGCTTCATtcaggtatttctttttaaaacatagaaccaaaaaaataaaatacaatcaaaaaataaaacatagaaccATTTGAGCTAAagtcccctcttctccttctcgGAAGGTGACCCCTATTTTAAACTCACTGTGCGTTATTTCTGTGTGGGCTTTTCAAATTTACCACACATTTTTAAATCCACCAGCGCAGtataatatttgtaaaaactTAACATGAGCTGTATCATCTGCTACATCAGGTTTACAACCTGCCTTTCCCTACCTGCGTACTTTTAGATTTATTCTCATTAATACAGAGACCCAGCTCATTTACTTTAATTGCTGCGGAGCACTCAGCTGGGTGAATACATCACAGTTGATATTGAATCTTCTTgctgctcaaaaaaaaaagggttgTGTTGATGACATGTATTTTGGGGATGAGGGGCTGGTCTGTCCACTCCTTCCGTGAGTGGCTGTCTGTCCACACGGGCAGGAGACACTGGACTGGACCTGTAGCAAGGCTCATATGACCTCCAGGTGGCCTGGCTGGTCATCAGGGCTGTACCTGCCCCACATTCCTCCCCGTCACTGAGTTGTAAAACCTGTATACAGGCGCCAAGACCTCACCTGTTCCTGAGACAGCACATGTGTCATGGACACATCAAGTACACctgacttttctctttgttttgtgaCAGTTCAGGTCCtctgtttcctgttttcctcAATGTGTCCTTTTACAGCATGAAATCAAAGTcttgttttattaaataattaaaattttatacaatGGAGAGTTCCTGAAATCTCTGGGAATAGAGATTTCAGTGTAAAACATTCTCCCATCAGCTGTCAGCATTCTGGGTTCCCCAGGGGCTGGGGTTATCAGATTTTAACTTCACGACCCCCCCGGACCCCACCAATCTAACAGGTGAGCTTTGACTTGTGAGGTGATGTTGCTTGCTCCCCAGAGTCCTGAGGAAAATGGGTATCAGGGATCTGGGGACCAGTGGGAGGCCTCCCAGCAAGGAGGGGTGGGCCTCAGCGTCCACACGGGTCAGTCCCGTGTCTCAGC encodes:
- the LOC110131389 gene encoding chymotrypsinogen A; the encoded protein is MPALLWHIPPSGHMPRKGTITSRSSDSSLVHRGIIGSPAAGIPHLSEGSTMNFLWLLSCCALLGTAFGCGVPAIQPVLSGLSRIVNGEEAVPGSWPWQVSLQDRTGFHFCGGSLINENWVVTAAHCGVTTSDVVVAGEFDQGSSSESIQKLKIAKVFKNSNYNSLTINNDITLLKLSTAASFSQTVSAVCLPSSSDSFAAGTMCATTGWGLTRYTNANTPDRLQQASLPLLSNTSCKRYWGTKITDAMICAGASGVSSCMGDSGGPLVCKKNGAWTLVGIVSWGSSTCSTSTPGVYARVTALVNWVQQTLAAN